The following coding sequences are from one Haliotis asinina isolate JCU_RB_2024 chromosome 3, JCU_Hal_asi_v2, whole genome shotgun sequence window:
- the LOC137279003 gene encoding uncharacterized protein, translating to MAGKGDLDVYVKLPTGRNSQYYLEPTATIRTVCERVAREEKVCEELVRIKYQGKILNKSLSLAYLGVRAETILKAEIVTPQLLNLVVMFPDGRTEEFALQNTKSLRHLQEKIADTECASLANVVLKSEGRQLVGDSLMDVGVKDGSVIYVEIREASSEITERATPLSEALDPKQLCEIMSSFDNGGRRVEVVFSFDTTGSMYGCLNEVRRKLRETCSRLITDIPSIRIGLMAHGDYCDQEYQYVLRSVDLTADVQRLVTFAKNVPQTGGGDAPECYEWVLRKAQQLDWSEDSAKALVVIGDAEPHPPSYTDQNINWRDELDLLTGMGVKVYGVNAGRSRNAVHFYKELAERSGGCFLELRHLDVITDMFLAVCYRESNDEQLDAFEREIEEKGEMTEDKKEMFKQLEEKSSPEAKAETKDRYVAAAWWDVALDSQPPEYSYLSDNVRSSSA from the exons ATGGCAGGCAAGGGCGATTTGGACGTGTATGTGAAATTGCCCACAGGCAGAAACAGTCAGTAttatttggaaccgacggccaCCATTCGCACTGTCTGTGAACGCGTCGCACGAGAGGAGAAAGTGTGCGAAGAGCTGGTCAGGATAAAATACCAAGGAAAAATCCTCAATAAATCTCTTTCTCTGGCGTATCTGGGAGTTCGGGCAGAGACTATCCTAAAGGCAGAG ATCGTCACTCCACAACTATTGAACCTGGTAGTAATGTTCCCGGATGGTCGCACGGAGGAGTTTGCATTGCAGAATACAAAGAGTTTACGTCATCTACAAGAGAAAATAGCAGACACGGAATGTGCGTCACTTGCCAATGTCGTGCTCAAG agtgaagggagacaactcgttGGCGACAGTTTAATGGATGTGGGTGTCAAGGACGGCTCCGTTATCTACGTGGAAATAAGAGAAGCCAGCTCAGAAATAACAG AGCGAGCGACACCATTGTCAGAAGCACTTGACCCAAAACAGCTGTGT GAGATCATGAGTAGTTTCGACAATGGAGGCCGTCGGGTTGAGGTCGTATTTTCCTTCGACACGACAGGAAGCATGTACGGCTGTTTAAACGAG GTACGACGGAAGCTGCGAGAGACGTGTTCGCGCCTCATCACCGACATACCGTCTATTAGGATCGGTCTCATGGCTCACGGAGACTACTGTGACCAAGAATACCAATACGTTCTACGTTCAGTTGATTTGACGGCCGATGTCCAGAGACTGGTCACTTTCGCCAAGAATGTACCCCAAACAGGCGGTGGGGACGCTCCCGAG TGCTATGAGTGGGTGCTCCGGAAGGCCCAGCAACTGGACTGGTCTGAGGACTCGGCTAAGGCACTGGTGGTCATCGGAGACGCTGAGCCCCACCCCCCATCCTACACTGACCAGAACATCAACTGGAGGGACGAACTGGACCTGCTGACCGGCATGGGTGTGAAG GTGTATGGGGTGAACGCAGGCCGTTCAAGAAATGCCGTACATTTCTATAAAGAGCTTGCCGAGAGGTCCGGAGGCTGCTTTCTGGAGCTTCGTCACTTGGACGTCATCACAGATATGTTTCTAGCAG TATGTTACCGGGAATCCAATGACGAGCAGCTGGACGCCTTTGAGCGAGAGATTGAAGAGAAAggggaaatgactgaggataAGAAAGAAATGTTCAAACAACTGGAGGAAAAATCGTCACCCGAGGcaaaagctgaaacaaaagat AGGTACGTCGCTGCTGCCTGGTGGGATGTAGCCCTCGACAGCCAACCACCAGAGTACTCTTACCTATCAGACAATGTACGAAG
- the LOC137277050 gene encoding uncharacterized protein, giving the protein MAGKGDLDVYVKLPTGRNSQYYLEPTATIRTVCERVAREEKVSEELVRIKYQGKILNKSLSLAYLGVRAETILKAEIVTPQLLNLVVMFPDGRTEEFALQNTKSLRHLQEKIADTECASLANVVLKSEGRQLAGDSLMDVGVKDGSVIYVEIREASSQITEGATPLSEALDPKQLCEIMSSFDNGGRRVEVVFSFDTTGSMYGCLNEVRRKLRETCSRLITDIPSIRIGLMAHGDYCDQEYQYVLRSVDLTADVQRLVTFAKNVPQTGGGDAPECYEWVLRKAQQLDWSEDSAKALVVIGDAEPHPPSYTDQNINWRDELDLLTGMGVKVYGVNAGRSGNAVHFYKELAERSGGCFLELRHLDVITDMFLAVCYRESNDEQLDAFEREIEEKGEMTEDKKEMFKQLEEKSSPEAKAETKDRYVAAAWWDVALDSQPPEYSYLSDNDQWVLYEAPPPSCMPSFALAPAATATSSTGSKRKYKRKRTCVVM; this is encoded by the exons ATGGCAGGCAAGGGCGATTTGGACGTGTATGTGAAATTGCCCACAGGCAGAAACAGTCAGTATTATTTGGAGCCGACGGCCACCATTCGCACTGTCTGTGAACGCGTCGCACGAGAGGAGAAAGTGAGCGAAGAGCTGGTCAGGATAAAATACCAAGGAAAAATCCTCAATAAATCTCTTTCTCTGGCGTATCTTGGAGTTCGGGCAGAGACTATCCTAAAGGCAGAG ATCGTCACTCCACAACTATTGAACCTGGTGGTAATGTTCCCGGATGGTCGCACGGAGGAGTTTGCATTGCAGAATACAAAGAGTTTACGTCATCTACAAGAGAAAATAGCAGACACGGAATGTGCGTCACTTGCCAATGTCGTGCTCAAG agtgaagggagacaactcgcTGGCGACAGTTTAATGGATGTGGGTGTCAAGGACGGCTCCGTTATCTACGTGGAAATAAGAGAAGCCAGCTCACAAATAACAG AGGGAGCGACACCATTGTCAGAAGCACTTGACCCGAAACAACTGTGT GAGATCATGAGTAGTTTCGACAATGGAGGCCGCCGGGTTGAGGTGGTATTTTCCTTCGACACGACAGGAAGCATGTACGGCTGTTTAAACGAG GTACGACGGAAGCTGCGAGAGACGTGTTCGCGCCTCATCACCGACATACCGTCTATTAGGATCGGTCTCATGGCTCACGGAGACTACTGTGACCAAGAATACCAATACGTTCTGCGTTCAGTTGATTTGACGGCCGATGTCCAGAGACTGGTCACTTTCGCCAAGAATGTACCACAAACAGGCGGTGGGGACGCTCCCGAG TGCTATGAGTGGGTGCTCCGGAAGGCCCAGCAACTGGACTGGTCTGAGGACTCGGCCAAGGCACTGGTGGTCATCGGAGACGCTGAGCCCCACCCCCCATCCTACACTGACCAGAACATCAACTGGAGGGACGAACTGGACCTGCTGACCGGCATGGGTGTGAAG GTGTATGGGGTGAACGCAGGCCGTTCAGGAAATGCCGTACATTTCTATAAAGAGCTTGCCGAGAGGTCCGGAGGCTGCTTTCTGGAGCTTCGTCACTTGGACGTCATCACAGATATGTTTCTAGCAG TATGTTACCGGGAATCCAATGACGAGCAGCTGGACGCCTTTGAGCGAGAGATTGAAGAGAAAggggaaatgactgaggataAGAAAGAAATGTTCAAACAACTGGAGGAAAAATCGTCACCCGAGGcaaaagctgaaacaaaagat AGGTACGTCGCTGCTGCCTGGTGGGATGTAGCCCTCGACAGCCAACCACCAGAGTACTCTTACCTATCAGACAATGACCAGTGGGTCCTGTACGAAG CTCCTCCGCCTAGCTGTATGCCCAGTTTTGCCTTAGCACCAGCAGCAACGG CCACCTCATCGACTGGATCAAAGAGGAAGTACAAACGAAAGCGGACTTGCGTTGTCATGTGA
- the LOC137279002 gene encoding ras-related protein Rap-1b-like has protein sequence MPTSMEFRRQSLPACITIAVLGAPNVGKTSFVTRFLHGTFPEERSPTSQETFIRFVQISGGSHQQIQVVDTSGAKKAKPATDTYIKESDAFVVIYSVDKRKSLRKAIKICRRVLDIKDSPDTPILLVGNKCDLKCGKGMKTEERKKYMRDRISCFHMESSAKTNQNVRLIFDIVVEHVLDKALKDAIAFLLRNTRVSRCAANGDHRPPARISRVSIEDILGFDKPCED, from the exons ATGCCCACAAG CATGGAATTTAGACGGCAATCACTACCAGCCTGCATCACTATCGCCGTGCTTGGGGCGCCCAATGTAGGAAAGACGTCCTTTGTCACTCGCTTTCTGCATGGCACATTCCCAGAAGAGCGATCTCCCACGAGCCAAGAGACTTTCATCCGTTTCGTGCAGATTTCAG GCGGCAGTCACCAGCAGATACAGGTGGTGGACACAAGTGGGGCGAAAAAGGCCAAACCAGCGACAGACACATATATAAAGGAGAGTGACGCCTTTGTGGTTATCTACTCTGTTGATAAACGGAAGTCTTTGAGGAAGGCTATCAAGATATGTCGTCgtgttttagacattaaag ATTCCCCAGACACTCCTATACTTCTAGTTGGCAACAAATGCGACCTTAAATGCGGAAAAGGGATGAAGACAGAAGAGAGAAAGAAGTATATGCGAGATCGCATCAGTTGCTTTCACATGGAAAGTAGTGCTAAGACAAATCAGAACGTCAGGCTGATATTTGACATAGTCGTAGAACATGTGCTGGACAAAGCATTGAAAGATGCCATCGCTTTCTTGCTGAGAAATACTCGTGTATCACGGTGTGCTGCCAATGGAGATCATCGCCCTCCAGCAAGAATTTCGAGGGTTtcaattgaagatatcttgggTTTTGACAAGCCTTGTGAAGACTGA